GAGAAGCCATTGAAAAGAAATACGAATATCTTTTTATTCATGATTATGACTTTATAAATTCTCCATCTATCCAATAAGTGGCACTAATTGGTGTAAATTTCAAGACGCAATATTCAGGGTCTTCAACTCCACCGGGAAAGTGCTCAGACATCCACTCACTCCAAAGCGAACGTTTTATTGCTTCATCGGTTACAATCACCACTTCACCTGTATATACAATGCTGTTGCCACCCTCTACAATCGATAGCCCAGCCTTCGGGTTAGCTCTGAAATGTGCCGTTTTCTCCGAACTTGTACCCGTAGCAACATATATTGCACCGAACTCCGCTTTTAGTTTCACCATTGGTACAGGACGCGGATACCCTTTTTCATTGATTGAGGCAAGTGTAATGATTTGCACATTGTCAATCATTTGTGCTGCTTTTTCTTGAATTGTCATAGCATTAAATTTTATATGCAAATATATAGTTTTTCAAATCATTAGTACACAATAAAAACACTTATCATAACCTTTTAATCGGCTGATAATCTGGATTTAACTTTTTATGCGAAACATTCTCGCGAAAAAGGATAAAAGCCTCCTGAAAGTAGTCTGACCGTAAACACCCTATAAGTTGAATTCAAAAAAGTAACACAAGTCACGCAAGTCACGCAGGAACGGCATTATAACCCTTACAATCAAAGCGTTAACAGGTGCG
The Bacteroides sedimenti genome window above contains:
- a CDS encoding pyridoxamine 5'-phosphate oxidase family protein, whose translation is MTIQEKAAQMIDNVQIITLASINEKGYPRPVPMVKLKAEFGAIYVATGTSSEKTAHFRANPKAGLSIVEGGNSIVYTGEVVIVTDEAIKRSLWSEWMSEHFPGGVEDPEYCVLKFTPISATYWIDGEFIKS